The proteins below are encoded in one region of Ricinus communis isolate WT05 ecotype wild-type chromosome 6, ASM1957865v1, whole genome shotgun sequence:
- the LOC8288107 gene encoding gallate 1-beta-glucosyltransferase 84A24, with protein sequence MGSESLVHVLLISFPGQGHVNPLLRLGKKLASRGLLVTFSTPEITGRQMRKSGSISDEPTPVGDGYMRFEFFEDGWHDDEPRRQDLDQYLPQLELVGKKFFPDLIKRNAEEGRPISCLINNPFIPWVSDVAESLGLPSAMLWVQSCACFSSYYHYYHGLVPFPNEENPEIDVQLPCMPLLKYDEVPSFLYPTSPYPFLRRAILGQYKNLDKPFCILMESFQELEPEIIEYMSKICPIKTVGPLFKNPKAPNSAVRGDIMKADDCIEWLDSKPPSSVVYVSFGSVVYLKQDQWDEIAYGLLNSGVSFLWVMKPPHKDSGFQVLQLPEGFLEKAGDRGKVVQWSPQEKVLAHPSTACFVTHCGWNSTMEALSSGMPVVCFPQWGDQVTDAKYLVDVFNVGVRMCRGEAENKLITRDEVEKCLLEATVGPRAAEIKQNALKWKEAAEAAVGEGGSSDRNIQYFVDEVRRRSVEISSKLSNSNGNEEKPTSNQNEEKPTSNQNEGKPTSNQNEEKPTSNQNEEKPTSKGKVEKPTNNGKVEVLVESSA encoded by the coding sequence ATGGGTTCTGAGTCACTTGTTCACGTccttcttatttcttttcctgGCCAAGGCCATGTTAACCCTTTGCTTAGACTTGGCAAGAAACTTGCCTCTAGGGGCTTGCTTGTCACTTTCTCTACTCCTGAGATCACTGGCAGGCAGATGAGGAAGTCTGGCAGCATCTCGGACGAGCCTACTCCCGTTGGTGATGGTTACATGAGGTTCGAATTCTTTGAAGATGGGTGGCACGATGATGAACCTCGACGCCAAGACCTTGATCAGTACCTGCCTCAACTTGAGCTTGTGGGTAAAAAATTCTTTCCCGATTTAATCAAGAGAAATGCTGAGGAAGGTCGGCCaatttcttgcttgatcaACAACCCTTTCATTCCTTGGGTTTCGGATGTTGCTGAAAGTCTTGGTCTCCCTTCTGCAATGCTTTGGGTTCAATCTTGTGCTTGCTTTTCCTCTTATTACCATTACTACCATGGTCTTGTCCCCTTCCCCAATGAGGAAAACCCCGAAATCGATGTTCAGCTGCCATGTATGCCACTTCTCAAGTATGACGAAGTGCCTAGTTTCTTGTATCCTACTAGTCCTTATCCTTTCTTGAGAAGAGCAATTCTTGGTCAGTACAAGAATCTCGATAAGCCTTTCTGCATCTTGATGGAATCATTCCAGGAACTTGAGCCTGAAATCATCGAGTACATGTCTAAAATTTGCCCTATCAAAACTGTTGGTCCTTTATTCAAGAACCCTAAAGCACCAAACTCAGCCGTCCGAGGTGATATCATGAAGGCTGATGATTGCATTGAATGGCTTGATAGCAAGCCACCATCATCGGttgtttatgtttcttttggTAGTGTAGTGTACTTGAAGCAAGATCAATGGGATGAAATTGCATATGGACTTTTGAATTCTGGTGTCTCATTCCTGTGGGTTATGAAACCACCACACAAAGATTCAGGCTTTCAAGTTCTTCAATTGCCTGAAGGTTTCTTAGAGAAAGCAGGAGACAGGGGAAAAGTCGTGCAATGGAGTCCACAAGAAAAAGTATTAGCTCACCCATCAACTGCATGCTTTGTAACACACTGTGGATGGAACTCAACAATGGAAGCACTTTCCTCAGGCATGCCAGTCGTCTGTTTCCCACAATGGGGTGATCAAGTGACTGATGCTAAGTACTTAGTTGATGTCTTTAATGTTGGCGTTAGAATGTGCCGTGGAGAGGCTGAAAACAAGTTGATCACACGCGATGAAGTTGAGAAATGCCTCCTTGAGGCAACAGTTGGACCCAGGGCCGCAGAGATAAAGCAGAATGCATTGAAATGGAAGGAAGCAGCCGAGGCAGCGGTGGGTGAAGGTGGTTCATCTGACAGGAACATACAATACTTCGTGGATGAGGTGAGGAGGAGAAGCGTCGAGATAAGTAGCAAGTTAAGCAATAGCAATGGAAATGAAGAGAAGCCAACCAGCAACCAAAACGAAGAGAAGCCAACCAGCAACCAAAACGAAGGGAAGCCAACCAGCAACCAAAACGAAGAGAAGCCAACCAGCAACCAAAATGAAGAGAAGCCAACCAGCAAAGGAAAAGTAGAGAAGCCAACCAACAACGGAAAAGTGGAAGTATTGGTGGAGTCATCGGCATGA
- the LOC8288108 gene encoding gallate 1-beta-glucosyltransferase 84A24: MGSESLVHVLLISFPGQGHVNPLLRLGKKLASRGLLVTFSTPEITGRQMRKSGSISDEPTPVGDGYMRFEFFEDGWHDDEPRRQDLDQYLPQLELVGKKFFPDLIKRNAEEGRPISCLINNPFIPWVSDVAESLGLPSAMLWVQSCACFSAYYHYYHGLVPFPNEENPEIDVQLPCMPLLKYDEVPSFLYPTSPYPFLRRAILGQYKNLDKPFCILMESFQELEPEIIEYMSQICPIKTVGPLFKNPKAPNSAVRGDIMKADDCIEWLDSKPPSSVVYVSFGSVVYLKQDQWDEIAYGLLNSGVSFLWVMKPPHKDSGFQVLQLPEGFLEKAGDRGKVVQWSPQEKVLAHPSTACFVTHCGWNSTMEALSSGMPVVCFPQWGDQVTDAKYLVDVFKVGVRMCRGEAENKLITRDEVEKCLLEATVGPKAVEMKQNALKWKEAAEAAVGEGGSSDRNIQYFVDEVRRRSVEIANKSSTGNGDIVDLVEKPISVEKAEVLMESSA; this comes from the coding sequence ATGGGTTCTGAGTCGCTTGTTCATGTCCtacttatttcttttcctgGCCAAGGACATGTTAACCCTTTGCTTAGACTTGGCAAGAAACTTGCCTCTAGGGGCTTGCTTGTCACTTTCTCTACTCCTGAGATCACCGGCAGGCAGATGAGGAAGTCTGGCAGCATCTCGGACGAGCCTACTCCCGTTGGTGATGGTTACATGAGGTTCGAATTCTTTGAAGATGGGTGGCACGATGATGAACCTAGACGCCAAGACCTTGATCAGTACCTGCCTCAACTTGAGCTTGTGGGTAAGAAATTCTTCCCCGATTTGATCAAGAGAAATGCTGAGGAAGGTCGGCCaatttcttgcttgatcaACAACCCTTTCATTCCTTGGGTTTCTGATGTTGCTGAAAGTCTTGGTCTCCCTTCTGCAATGCTTTGGGTTCAATCTTGTGCTTGCTTTTCCGCTTATTACCATTACTACCATGGTCTTGTCCCCTTCCCCAATGAGGAAAATCCCGAAATCGATGTTCAGCTTCCATGTATGCCACTTCTCAAGTATGACGAAGTGCCTAGTTTCTTGTATCCTACTAGTCCTTATCCTTTCTTGAGAAGAGCAATTCTTGGTCAGTACAAGAATCTGGATAAGCCTTTCTGCATCTTGATGGAATCATTCCAGGAACTTGAGCCTGAAATCATTGAATATATGTCCCAAATTTGCCCTATCAAGACTGTCGGTCCTCTGTTCAAGAACCCTAAAGCTCCAAACTCAGCCGTCCGAGGTGATATAATGAAGGCTGATGATTGCATTGAATGGCTTGATAGCAAGCCACCATCATCGGttgtttatgtttcttttggTAGTGTAGTGTACTTGAAGCAAGATCAATGGGATGAAATTGCATATGGACTTTTGAATTCTGGTGTCTCATTCCTGTGGGTTATGAAACCACCACACAAAGATTCAGGCTTTCAAGTTCTTCAATTGCCTGAAGGTTTCTTAGAGAAAGCAGGAGACAGGGGAAAAGTCGTGCAATGGAGTCCACAAGAAAAAGTATTAGCTCACCCATCAACTGCATGCTTTGTAACACACTGTGGATGGAACTCAACAATGGAAGCACTTTCCTCAGGCATGCCAGTCGTCTGTTTCCCACAATGGGGTGATCAAGTGACGGATGCTAAGTACTTGGTTGATGTGTTTAAGGTCGGAGTAAGAATGTGCCGCGGAGAGGCTGAGAACAAGTTGATCACACGTGATGAAGTTGAGAAATGCTTGCTTGAGGCAACCGTAGGGCCTAAGGCAGTGGAGATGAAGCAGAATGCATTGAAATGGAAGGAAGCGGCGGAGGCAGCGGTGGGTGAAGGTGGTTCATCAGACAGGAACATACAATATTTTGTGGATGAGGTGAGGAGGAGAAGTGTTGAGATCGCTAACAAATCAAGCACTGGCAATGGTGATATTGTAGATTTGGTGGAGAAGCCAATAAGTGTTGAAAAAGCAGAAGTTTTGATGGAGTCCTCAGCTTGA